One genomic region from Enoplosus armatus isolate fEnoArm2 chromosome 17, fEnoArm2.hap1, whole genome shotgun sequence encodes:
- the hmox1a gene encoding heme oxygenase 1a, whose translation METVRSARKNDTGEVGSDLSEQIKAATKDNHVRAENTQLMLSYQRGQITLPQYKVLLCSLYEIYKALEEELDRNSSHPAVAPIYFPQELARLETLERDLEHFFGSDWRKRVIVPAATHRYEQRLRRIGKERPELLVAHAYTRYLGDLSGGQVLGKITQKSLGLSSKEGLSFFSFPGVTSPNRFKQLYRSRMNSIELTEEERAEVLEEAVTAFEFNIQVFDDLQKMLSVTAEAGDQLQGNAVKTSLFPSSPVMQFTMGLCITLTAIGMGIYAL comes from the exons ATGGAGACCGTGAGGAGTGCCAGGAAAAATGACACAGGAGAAGTTGGCAG TGATTTATCAGAGCAGATTAAAGCAGCCACTAAGGACAATCACGtcagagctgaaaacacacagctgatgctGAGTTACCAGAGGGGACAGATCACCCTGCCACAGTACAAG GTCCTGTTGTGTTCCCTGTACGAGATCTACAAGGCGCTGGAAGAGGAGCTGGACAGGAATTCTTCCCATCCAGCAGTTGCTCCGATATACTTCCCTCAGGAACTTGCCCGTCTGGAAACGCTCGAAAGAGATCTGGAGCATTTCTTTGGCTCCGACTGGAGGAAGAGGGTGATCGTTCCCGCAGCCACTCACAGATATGAACAGAGGCTGCGGAGG ATTGGCAAGGAGAGGCCAGAGCTGCTGGTGGCCCACGCCTACACCCGCTATCTTGGTGATCTGTCAGGAGGTCAGGTGCTGGGGAAAATTACCCAGAAGTCTCTCGGGCTGAgcagcaaagaggggctttcgTTTTTCTCCTTCCCCGGGGTGACCAGCCCCAACCGCTTCAAGCAGCTGTACAGGAGCCGGATGAACAGCATCGAGctgacggaggaggagagggcggaggtgctggaggaggcCGTCACCGCCTTCGAGTTCAACATCCAG GTTTTTGATGACTTGCAGAAAATGTTGAGTGTCACAGCAGAAGCAGGGGACCAATTACAGGGCAACGCTGTCAAAACATCCCTGTTCCCATCTTCACCCGTCATGCAGTTCACCATGGGACTGTGTATCACACTGACCGCCATTGGAATGGGGATTTATGCCTTGTAG
- the mcm5 gene encoding DNA replication licensing factor MCM5: MSGFDDPGVYYSDSFGGGEGHGVDEGGQKRVQIKKRFREFLRQFRVGTDRTGFTYKYRDELKRHYTLGEYWVEVEMEDLASFDEDLSDCLYKLPSENLPLLEEAAKEVADEVTRPRPAGEETVQDIQVMMKSDANHASIRGLKSEQVSRLVKVHGIIISATAVRAKATKVCLRCRGCRAVINDIPLPPGLQGYALPRKCNNENAGRVKCPVDPYFIIPDRCVCVDFQTLRLQESPDAVPHGEMPRHLQLYCDRYLCDRVVPGNRVTIMGIYSIKKVAAVKAKGKEKSAGVGIRASYLRVVGIQMDTEGAGRGATGSVSPQEEEELRALAATPNVYDSLARSVAPSIYGSDDLKKAITCLLFGGSRKRLPDGLTRRGDINLLMLGDPGTAKSQLLKFVERCSPIGVYTSGKGSSAAGLTASVLRDPNTRGFIMEGGAMVLADGGVVCIDEFDKMREDDRVAIHEAMEQQTISIAKAGITTTLNSRCSVLAAANSVFGRWDDTKGEDNIDFMPTILSRFDMIFIIKDHHDQQRDMTLARHVMNVHLSAQTQTEGVEGEIPLASFKKYIAYARTKCGPRLSAAAAEKLKNRYVVMRSGAREHERETDKRPSIPITVRQLEAVVRIAESLAKMKLQAVAGEEEVDEALRLFQVSTLDAALSGSLSGVEGFTSQEDQEMVSRVEKQLKRRFAIGSQVSEHSIIQDFTKQKYPEHAIYKVLHLMLRRGELQHRMQRKVLYRVK, from the exons ATGTCTGGCTTTGACGACCCGGGAGTGTACTACAGCGACAGCTTCGGAGGTGGAGAGGGACACGGCGTGGATGAAGGCGGACAGAAGAGGGTCCAGATCAAGAAACGGTTCCGTGAGTTCCTCCGGCAGTTCAGAGTGGGCACCGACCGCACCGGCTTCACATACAAATACAG AGATGAGCTCAAGAGACACTACACCCTGGGGGAGTActgggtggaggtggagatggaggaccTTGCCAGCTTTGACGAGGATCTGTCGGACTGTCTGTACAAGCTGCCCTCTGAGAACCTGCCGCTG TTGGAGGAAGCTGCAAAGGAGGTAGCCGATGAAGTGACCCGTCCCCGTCCTGCAGGGGAGGAGACGGTCCAGGACATCCAGGTCATGATGAAGAGCGACGCGAATCATGCTTCCATTCGCGGCCTCAAG TCCGAGCAGGTGTCTCGTCTGGTGAAGGTGCATGGCATCATCATCTCGGCCACAGCTGTGAGGGCGAAGGCCACCAAGGTGTGTCTGCGGTGTCGCGGCTGCCGCGCTGTCATCAACGACATCCCTCTGCCTCCAGGCCTGCAGGGTTACGCTCTGCCCCGCAAGTGCAACAA tgagaATGCTGGAAGGGTGAAGTGTCCCGTGGACCCCTACTTCATCATCCCGGACCGCTGCGTTTGTGTCGACTTCCAGACTCTCCGCCTGCAGGAATCTCCGGATGCTGTGCCTCACGGAGAGATGCCCCGTCACCTACAGCTCTACTGTGACAG GTATCTGTGTGACCGTGTGGTCCCAGGCAACAGAGTGACCATCATGGGTATCTACTCCATCAAGAAAGTGGCTGCTGTGAAGGccaaagggaaagagaaaagtgCTGGTGTGGGCATTCGTGCATCCTACCTGCGAGTGGTTGGCATCCAGATGGACACAGAGGGGGCAG gtcGTGGTGCTACAGGATCAGTCTCtccacaggaagaggaggaactgAGAGCGCTGGCTGCCACTCCCAACGTCTACGACTCTCTGGCTCGCTCCGTAGCTCCCTCCATCTACGGCAGCGATGATCTGAAAAAGGCCATCACCTGTCTGTTGTTTGGAGGTTCAAGGAAGAG GCTGCCTGATGGTCTCACTCGTAGGGGGGACATCAACCTGCTGATGCTGGGAGATCCTGGTACAGCCAAGTCTCAGCTGCTCAAGTTTGTGGAGAGGTGCTCGCCTATCGGG GTTTATACCTCTGGCAAGGGCAGCAGTGCGGCTGGTCTGACTGCCTCCGTGTTGAGGGACCCCAACACTCGCGGATTCATCATGGAGGGGGGAGCCATGGTGCTGGCCGATGGCGGAGTTGTATGCATCGACGAGTTTGACAAG aTGAGAGAGGATGACAGAGTGGCCATTCATGAGGCCATGGAGCAACAGACCATCTCCATCGCTAAG gcCGGCATCACGACCACCCTGAACTCTCGCTGCTCAGTGCTGGCTGCAGCTAACTCTGTGTTTGGCCGCTGGGACGACACAAAGGGGGAGGACAACATTGACTTCATGCCCACCATCTTGTCCCGCTTTGacatgatcttcatcatcaAAGACCACCATGACCAGCAGAGAGACATG ACGCTGGCTCGTCACGTGATGAACGTTCACCTGAGTGCTCAGACACAGACGGAGGGCGTTGAGGGCGAGATTCCACTGGCCAGCTTCAAGAAGTACATTGCCTACGCCAGAAC TAAATGCGGGCCTCGGCTCTCTGCCGCGGCTGCCGAGAAGCTGAAGAACAGATACGTGGTGATGAGGAGCGGGGCGAGAGAACATGAACGGGAGACCGATAAAAGACCCTCCATCCCAATCACTGTCAG GCAGCTGGAGGCCGTTGTGCGTATCGCAGAGTCCCTGGCCAAGATGAAGCTGCAGGCTGtggctggagaggaagaggtggacgAAGCCCTCAGACTCTTCCAGGTCTCCACACTGGACGCTGCATTGTCTGGCAGCctttcag GGGTTGAGGGCTTCACTTCTCAAGAGGACCAGGAAATGGTGTCGCGCGTTGAGAAGCAGCTGAAGAGGCGCTTTGCTATCGGCTCCCAGGTGTCGGAGCACAGCATCATCCAGGACTTCACCAAACAG AAATATCCAGAGCATGCCATCTACAAAGTCCTCCACCTGATGTTGAGGAGGGGTGAGCTTCAGCACCGCATGCAGAGGAAGGTGCTCTACAGAGTCAAGTAG
- the gcat gene encoding 2-amino-3-ketobutyrate coenzyme A ligase, mitochondrial isoform X2, with protein MSLGKAARSLVKPVRGVLRPSASALSRSYAAVAEARAVLENELEGIRAAGTWKAERIITSKQGPQINVGGSRSSILNFCANNYLGLSSHPEVVQAGIDALKTYGAGLSSVRFICGTQDLHKNLEQKLAEFHEREDCILYASCFDANAGLFEVLLGPDDAVLSDELNHASIIDGIRLCRAKRMRYKHMDLSDLENKLKESQSSRMRLIVTDGVFSMDGDVAPLTEICNLAEQYGAMVFIDECHATGFLGPRGRGTDELLGVMDRVHIVNSTLGKALGGAAGGYTVGPKPLIELLRQRSRPYLFSNSLPPPVVGCATRAVELLLASSEIAQSMTAKTMRFRNKMTQAGFTIAGSAHPICPVMLGDARLASLMADDMLKLGVYVIGFSFPVVPKGKARIRVQISAAHTDEDIDHCVDAFIQTGRKHGVVS; from the exons ATGTCTCTCGGAAAAGCTGCCCGGAGTTTGGTGAAGCCAGTCCGGGGCGTCCTGCGGCCCTCGGCCTCGGCTCTGAGCCGGAGCTACGCCGCTGTCGCCGAAGCCAGAGCGGTGCTGGAGAACGAGCTCGAGGGTATCCGAGCCGCGGGGACGTGGAAAGCCGAGAGGATCATCACGTCCAAGCAGGGTCCTCAAATCAACGTGGGCGGCAGTCGGAGCA gcatATTGAATTTCTGTGCCAACAACTACCTTGGGCTGTCCAGTCACCCAGAGGTGGTGCAGGCAGGGATCGACGCTCTCAAAACATATGGCGCTGGGTTGAGCTCTGTCAGATTCATCTGTGGCACACAG GATCTCCACAAAAACCTGGAGCAGAAGCTTGCAGAGTTTCACGAGAGGGAGGACTGCATCCTCTACGCTAGCTGTTTTGATGCCAACGCTGGACTGTTTGAG GTTCTGCTGGGCCCAGATGACGCGGTGCTGTCTGATGAGCTAAACCACGCCTCCATCATCGATGGGATCCGTCTGTGTCGGGCAAAGAGGATGCGCTACAAACACATGGACCTCAGTGACCTGGAGAACAAGCTCAAAGagtctcag TCATCTCGTATGCGCCTCATAGTGACCGATGGAGTCTTCTCCATGGACGGAGACGTGGCTCCCCTAACAGAAATCTGTAACTTGGCTGAACAGTACGGAGCCATGGTGTTCATAGATGAATGCCACGCCACTGGCTTCCTGGGGCCCCGGGGCAG GGGAACAGACGAGCTCCTGGGAGTGATGGACAGAGTCCACATTGTAAACTCCACCCTGGGGAAAGCATTGGGAGGAGCAGCTG gtGGCTACACAGTCGGCCCTAAGCCTCTCATTGAACTGCTGAGGCAGCGCTCGCGGCCGTACCTGTTCTCCaactccctcccccctcctgtgGTGGGCTGTGCCACCCGGGCCGTGGAGCTGCTGCTCGCCTCCAGCGAGATTGCACAGAGCATGACGGCCAAAACCATGAG GTTCAGGAACAAGATGACGCAGGCTGGCTTCACCATTGCAGGCTCAGCTCACCCCATCTGTCCCGTGATGCTGGGCGATGCGCGGCTGGCCTCCCTCATGGCCGATGACATGCTGAAGTTAG GAGTGTACGTGATTGGATTCTCCTTCCCAGTCGTACCAAAGGGCAAAGCCAGAATCCGTGTTCAGATTTCAGCCGCCCACACAGACGAAGACATCGACCACTGTGTGGACGCTTTCATCCAGACGGGCAGGAAGCACGGAGTCGTCTCCTGA
- the gcat gene encoding 2-amino-3-ketobutyrate coenzyme A ligase, mitochondrial isoform X1 codes for MSLGKAARSLVKPVRGVLRPSASALSRSYAAVAEARAVLENELEGIRAAGTWKAERIITSKQGPQINVGGSRSSEFQGEPLPEGSCSPLNSLSLSLSGILNFCANNYLGLSSHPEVVQAGIDALKTYGAGLSSVRFICGTQDLHKNLEQKLAEFHEREDCILYASCFDANAGLFEVLLGPDDAVLSDELNHASIIDGIRLCRAKRMRYKHMDLSDLENKLKESQSSRMRLIVTDGVFSMDGDVAPLTEICNLAEQYGAMVFIDECHATGFLGPRGRGTDELLGVMDRVHIVNSTLGKALGGAAGGYTVGPKPLIELLRQRSRPYLFSNSLPPPVVGCATRAVELLLASSEIAQSMTAKTMRFRNKMTQAGFTIAGSAHPICPVMLGDARLASLMADDMLKLGVYVIGFSFPVVPKGKARIRVQISAAHTDEDIDHCVDAFIQTGRKHGVVS; via the exons ATGTCTCTCGGAAAAGCTGCCCGGAGTTTGGTGAAGCCAGTCCGGGGCGTCCTGCGGCCCTCGGCCTCGGCTCTGAGCCGGAGCTACGCCGCTGTCGCCGAAGCCAGAGCGGTGCTGGAGAACGAGCTCGAGGGTATCCGAGCCGCGGGGACGTGGAAAGCCGAGAGGATCATCACGTCCAAGCAGGGTCCTCAAATCAACGTGGGCGGCAGTCGGAGCAGTGAGT TTCAGGGTGAACCTCTGCCAGAG gGGTCCTGTTCTCCactaaactctctctctctctctctctcaggcatATTGAATTTCTGTGCCAACAACTACCTTGGGCTGTCCAGTCACCCAGAGGTGGTGCAGGCAGGGATCGACGCTCTCAAAACATATGGCGCTGGGTTGAGCTCTGTCAGATTCATCTGTGGCACACAG GATCTCCACAAAAACCTGGAGCAGAAGCTTGCAGAGTTTCACGAGAGGGAGGACTGCATCCTCTACGCTAGCTGTTTTGATGCCAACGCTGGACTGTTTGAG GTTCTGCTGGGCCCAGATGACGCGGTGCTGTCTGATGAGCTAAACCACGCCTCCATCATCGATGGGATCCGTCTGTGTCGGGCAAAGAGGATGCGCTACAAACACATGGACCTCAGTGACCTGGAGAACAAGCTCAAAGagtctcag TCATCTCGTATGCGCCTCATAGTGACCGATGGAGTCTTCTCCATGGACGGAGACGTGGCTCCCCTAACAGAAATCTGTAACTTGGCTGAACAGTACGGAGCCATGGTGTTCATAGATGAATGCCACGCCACTGGCTTCCTGGGGCCCCGGGGCAG GGGAACAGACGAGCTCCTGGGAGTGATGGACAGAGTCCACATTGTAAACTCCACCCTGGGGAAAGCATTGGGAGGAGCAGCTG gtGGCTACACAGTCGGCCCTAAGCCTCTCATTGAACTGCTGAGGCAGCGCTCGCGGCCGTACCTGTTCTCCaactccctcccccctcctgtgGTGGGCTGTGCCACCCGGGCCGTGGAGCTGCTGCTCGCCTCCAGCGAGATTGCACAGAGCATGACGGCCAAAACCATGAG GTTCAGGAACAAGATGACGCAGGCTGGCTTCACCATTGCAGGCTCAGCTCACCCCATCTGTCCCGTGATGCTGGGCGATGCGCGGCTGGCCTCCCTCATGGCCGATGACATGCTGAAGTTAG GAGTGTACGTGATTGGATTCTCCTTCCCAGTCGTACCAAAGGGCAAAGCCAGAATCCGTGTTCAGATTTCAGCCGCCCACACAGACGAAGACATCGACCACTGTGTGGACGCTTTCATCCAGACGGGCAGGAAGCACGGAGTCGTCTCCTGA
- the tom1 gene encoding target of Myb1 membrane trafficking protein isoform X1, with translation MEFLMGNPFSTPVGQRIECATGSSLPSDDWALNMEICDMINSSEEGPRDAVRAIKKRIVGNKNSKEVMLALTVLETCVKNCGNRFHILVTTRDFVEGVLVRSIIPKNNPPLVLHDRVLSIVQAWADAFRSSPDLTGVVSVYEDLRRKGLEFPMTELDGYSPVQAPKTVKKLKTELGVVRSNLTMMSDMMSQLDPVTVKQADMELLEQLYTVCKEMQERIVKIVPRLSEEKLIEELLATNDEMNTAFTRYHRFERRITNGPNTAQKSHTYVNLTDLDLTAKSVSQSGVASVTNDSSLSQSKAYNLSSQMARLSTSESDDTLSQKANVSTQQSPSEQSEAVDGLAQAQNSRLLNIGTDGSPASSCSSSPKLDWMIKRGMIPINQNTVMDDIEKWLELDDEYDDFEDSDGVTSEEFDRFLAERAKAAERLPSLSTPSQDTNHSES, from the exons ATGGAGTTTTTAATGGGGAACCCGTTCAGCACGCCGGTGGGACAACGGATAG AGTGTGCGACCGGCTCCAGCCTGCCATCAGATGACTGGGCCCTCAACATGGAGATCTGCGACATGATCAACAGCTCAGAGGAAgg ACCCAGAGATGCAGTCAGAGCCATAAAGAAAAGGATTGTGGGGAACAAGAACTCCAAGGAGGTTATGCTGGCGCTTACT GTCCTGGAGACTTGTGTGAAGAACTGCGGCAACAGGTTTCACATCCTGGTGACCACACGGGATTTTGTGGAGGGGGTTCTGGTACGGTCGATCATCCCGAAAAACAACCCTCCATTAGTCCTGCATGACAGAGTGCTCAGCATCGTACAG GCGTGGGCCGATGCATTCCGTAGCTCACCGGACCTGACGGGTGTGGTGTCGGTGTACGAAGACCTGCGAAGGAAAGGGCTTGAGTTCCCCATGACAGAGCTGGACGGTTACTCACCTGTTCAAGCCCCAAAAACG GTAAAAAAGCTGAAGACAGAGCTGGGAGTGGTGCGAAGCAACCTGACTATGATGTCAGACATGATGAGTCAGCTGGATCCTGTCACGGTAAAACAAGCAGacatggagctgctggag CAGTTATACACAGTATGTAAGGAGATGCAAGAGAGGATTGTGAAGATCGTCCCCAGACTCAGTGAGGAGAAGCTGATTGAAGAGTTGCTGGCAACTAACGACGAGATGAACACCGCCTTTACTCGCTACCACAG GTTTGAGAGACGAATAACAAATGGTCCGAACACGGCACAGAAG AGCCACACATACGTCAACCTAACGGACCTCGATTTGACAGCCAAGtctgtcagccaatcaggggTTGCATCAGTTACCAATGACAGCTCACTCAGCCAGTCAAAAGCTTACAATTTGTCCAGTCAGATGGCAAGACTGA GTACAAGTGAATCAGATGACACATTATCACAGAAAGCAAATGTCTCAACTCAACAAAGCCCAAG CGAGCAGAGTGAAGCTGTGGACGGCTTGGCTCAGGCTCAGAACAGCAGACTACTGAACATCGGAACG GATGGCAGCCcagcctccagctgcagctcctctccaAAGTTAGATTGGATGATTAAAAGGGGAATG ATTCCTATCAACCAGAACACTGTAATGGATGATATTGAGAAATGGCTAGAGTTGGATGATGAG TATGATGACTTTGAGGATTCAGATGGTGTGACCAGTGAAG agTTTGACAGGTTTTTAGCAGAAAGAGCAAAAGCAGCTGAGCGTCTGCCATCGCTGAGCACTCCCTCGCAGGATACCAACCACTCCGAGTCTTAA
- the tom1 gene encoding target of Myb1 membrane trafficking protein isoform X2, with translation MEFLMGNPFSTPVGQRIECATGSSLPSDDWALNMEICDMINSSEEGPRDAVRAIKKRIVGNKNSKEVMLALTVLETCVKNCGNRFHILVTTRDFVEGVLVRSIIPKNNPPLVLHDRVLSIVQAWADAFRSSPDLTGVVSVYEDLRRKGLEFPMTELDGYSPVQAPKTVKKLKTELGVVRSNLTMMSDMMSQLDPVTVKQADMELLELYTVCKEMQERIVKIVPRLSEEKLIEELLATNDEMNTAFTRYHRFERRITNGPNTAQKSHTYVNLTDLDLTAKSVSQSGVASVTNDSSLSQSKAYNLSSQMARLSTSESDDTLSQKANVSTQQSPSEQSEAVDGLAQAQNSRLLNIGTDGSPASSCSSSPKLDWMIKRGMIPINQNTVMDDIEKWLELDDEYDDFEDSDGVTSEEFDRFLAERAKAAERLPSLSTPSQDTNHSES, from the exons ATGGAGTTTTTAATGGGGAACCCGTTCAGCACGCCGGTGGGACAACGGATAG AGTGTGCGACCGGCTCCAGCCTGCCATCAGATGACTGGGCCCTCAACATGGAGATCTGCGACATGATCAACAGCTCAGAGGAAgg ACCCAGAGATGCAGTCAGAGCCATAAAGAAAAGGATTGTGGGGAACAAGAACTCCAAGGAGGTTATGCTGGCGCTTACT GTCCTGGAGACTTGTGTGAAGAACTGCGGCAACAGGTTTCACATCCTGGTGACCACACGGGATTTTGTGGAGGGGGTTCTGGTACGGTCGATCATCCCGAAAAACAACCCTCCATTAGTCCTGCATGACAGAGTGCTCAGCATCGTACAG GCGTGGGCCGATGCATTCCGTAGCTCACCGGACCTGACGGGTGTGGTGTCGGTGTACGAAGACCTGCGAAGGAAAGGGCTTGAGTTCCCCATGACAGAGCTGGACGGTTACTCACCTGTTCAAGCCCCAAAAACG GTAAAAAAGCTGAAGACAGAGCTGGGAGTGGTGCGAAGCAACCTGACTATGATGTCAGACATGATGAGTCAGCTGGATCCTGTCACGGTAAAACAAGCAGacatggagctgctggag TTATACACAGTATGTAAGGAGATGCAAGAGAGGATTGTGAAGATCGTCCCCAGACTCAGTGAGGAGAAGCTGATTGAAGAGTTGCTGGCAACTAACGACGAGATGAACACCGCCTTTACTCGCTACCACAG GTTTGAGAGACGAATAACAAATGGTCCGAACACGGCACAGAAG AGCCACACATACGTCAACCTAACGGACCTCGATTTGACAGCCAAGtctgtcagccaatcaggggTTGCATCAGTTACCAATGACAGCTCACTCAGCCAGTCAAAAGCTTACAATTTGTCCAGTCAGATGGCAAGACTGA GTACAAGTGAATCAGATGACACATTATCACAGAAAGCAAATGTCTCAACTCAACAAAGCCCAAG CGAGCAGAGTGAAGCTGTGGACGGCTTGGCTCAGGCTCAGAACAGCAGACTACTGAACATCGGAACG GATGGCAGCCcagcctccagctgcagctcctctccaAAGTTAGATTGGATGATTAAAAGGGGAATG ATTCCTATCAACCAGAACACTGTAATGGATGATATTGAGAAATGGCTAGAGTTGGATGATGAG TATGATGACTTTGAGGATTCAGATGGTGTGACCAGTGAAG agTTTGACAGGTTTTTAGCAGAAAGAGCAAAAGCAGCTGAGCGTCTGCCATCGCTGAGCACTCCCTCGCAGGATACCAACCACTCCGAGTCTTAA
- the LOC139300668 gene encoding bMERB domain-containing protein 1 translates to MEKERKSSKQYGSLEKTQVDGETERPAEDVISMADSTITIEDIEGELCKIERIRDILVRRESELRYMMDDIQLCKEITRLKTELQKLVSIPDKDKSKEDREREEQLLQQINKLVETRDFLVDDVEFERLREREEDREMAVFLQSKFPKTLAAKGAVQDQTVASKSQQTSSPFITKTGLTLLKDCCGFTCSIM, encoded by the exons atggaaaaagagagaaaatcctCCAAACAGTACGGCTCTTTGGAGAAGACTCAGGTGgacggagagacggagagaccaG cagAGGATGTCATCTCCATGGCTGACTCCACAATTACAATCGAGGACATTGAAGGAGAGCTGTGCAAAATTGAGCGGATAAGAGACATCCTCGTACGGAGAGAATCAGAGCTGAGATACAT GATGGATGACATACAGCTCTGCAAAGAAATCACAAGGCTGAAGACGGAGCTGCAGAAACTTGTCTCAATTCCAG ACAAGGACAAGTCCaaggaggacagggagagggaagagcagctgctgcagcagatcaacaagctggtggagaccagagACTTCCTCGTGGAtgatgtggagtttgaaaggcTGAG ggaaagagaggaagacagagaaatggCAGTATTCTTACAGTCCAAATTTCCCAAGACATTGGCTGCAAAAG GCGCTGTGCAAGATCAAACGGTGGCGTCCAAATCCCAGCAGACGTCATCGCCATTCATCACTAAAACTGGACTTACGCTACTGAAAGACTGCTGCGGCTTCACCTGCTCCATCATGTAA